From Hyphomicrobiales bacterium:
GCTCACCCCGACGCAGCAACGCTTCGTCTCGGCGGCCGGCTTCGAGGATGTCGAAACGGTCGTGCTTGGCCGCTGCTCGATGTGCCACACGGCCGAACCCGCCTGGGATGGCATCCACTGGGCTCCGAAGGGGGTCGAACTCGATACCGCGGAAGGGATTGCCCGCCACGCCCGCGAAATCTTCCTTCAGGCCGGCGCGAGCCACGCCATGCCGCCCGCCAACGTTTCCTTCATGGAGCCGGAAGAACGCCGCATGATCGTCGACTGGTATCGCGCCGCGACAAACCGCAGCTGAAGCCAGCCGACAAGCCACGCCAAACAGCAAAAGGGCAGCGAAACCGCTGCCCTTTTTTCGTGCGCAAATGTGGGATCACAGCAGATCGGCGATATCGAACACCGTGCCGCCGATAACGACCTTCTCGACGTCGACCAGGAAATCCGTGCCGAACACGCCGTCCGTGTCGACGACACGAACGTCGCCATGCGGCATCTCCGTGAAGGTGTAGCGATCGACCGAACCAATATAGATCGCCCGGTCCTCGCCGCCGCCACCCGAAAGGGTGTCGTCACCCGCGCCGCCGATCAGACGATCCTTGCCGACGCCACCGAACAGGAAATCGTCCCCACCGGCGCCCCGGAGCGTGTCATTGCCGCCGGCACCGGCCAAGTAGTCGTCACCAAGGCCGCCATCCAGCAGATCGTTGCCGAGACCGCCATAGAGCTGGTCGACGCCTCCGCCCCCTCGCAGGATGTCGTTGCCCGCATTGCCGTACAAGGTGTCGGCGCCGGGACCGCCATTGAGCACATCCGCGCCACCGCCGCCGTTCAGCCAGTCGTTGCCGCCAAGGCCGAGAAGCGTGTCATTTCCGGTATTGCCGATCAGCCGATTGCCGCCGGCATTGCCGACAAGCCGGTCGTCACCGCGTCCGGAGATCACGTTCTCGATCCTGGTGAGCATATCGATGCCAAGGCCGGTATCCTGCTCACCCGTCACCCGTAGATCGACGGTGATATCCCGGTTACCCAGGAACAGCGCGATATCCTTTCCCGCTCCTCCGTCGAGGCAATCGCGTCCGAAACCACCCTCGAGACGGTCGTTCCCGCCGTTACCGAACAGCGAGTCGTTGCCGGCGAGACCTTTCAGCGTGTCGCCCCCGCTGGCGCCGAACAGACGGTTTGCAGAGGCATTGCCCAAGCCGAGATAGCCGCCGGTGCCGATATATCGCAAGGCCTCGACATTGTCGGGAAGCGTGAAGCCGGACACCGACGTGTTGATCTGGTCAAAACCATTCCCCGGCGACTCGTAGATGTAGTCGTCGATCGTGTTCACGACATAAATGTCGTTGC
This genomic window contains:
- a CDS encoding calcium-binding protein; the protein is MAQVVGTDGPDTLNGTALADLIQGKGGDDLAYGFGGNDEITLDYLDSMIGNDTAYGGDGDDSIWGYAGNDLLYGEGGDDWHLDGGEGDDTVFGGPGVDRIIGRGGNDKLYGGVDDDHLWGDDGNDTLNGGDGADSMEGGAGNDIYVVNTIDDYIYESPGNGFDQINTSVSGFTLPDNVEALRYIGTGGYLGLGNASANRLFGASGGDTLKGLAGNDSLFGNGGNDRLEGGFGRDCLDGGAGKDIALFLGNRDITVDLRVTGEQDTGLGIDMLTRIENVISGRGDDRLVGNAGGNRLIGNTGNDTLLGLGGNDWLNGGGGADVLNGGPGADTLYGNAGNDILRGGGGVDQLYGGLGNDLLDGGLGDDYLAGAGGNDTLRGAGGDDFLFGGVGKDRLIGGAGDDTLSGGGGEDRAIYIGSVDRYTFTEMPHGDVRVVDTDGVFGTDFLVDVEKVVIGGTVFDIADLL